In a genomic window of Scyliorhinus torazame isolate Kashiwa2021f chromosome 5, sScyTor2.1, whole genome shotgun sequence:
- the LOC140418828 gene encoding uncharacterized protein, translating into MEGKSIVHSAGKPYTCCVWGRGFNRSSDLTSHKCSHTEEKPWKCADCGKGFTYPSQLETHRRSHTGERPFTCSKCGKGFTRSSALSRHQQIHTGERPFTCPKCGKGFTQSSALSRHQQIHTGERPFTCSECEKGFSDSSNLQNHQRIHTGKRPFTCSECGKGFAISAHLLRHQKVHTDERPFKCPDCGTCYKSSGDLMSHQRVHTDERPFRCSHCGTGFRRSYHLTVHQQIHTEERPFTCAECGKGFTQSSALSTHQRVHTGERPFTCSECGKGFTTSPNLLRHQRGHKLRIQTVAWSHRT; encoded by the exons atggaaggaaaaagcattgttcacagtgcggggaaaccgtacacgtgttgtgtgtggggACGGGGATTCAATCGATCATCagacctcacaagccacaaatgcagtcacacggaggagaaaccgtggaaatgtgcggactgtgggaaaggattcacttacccatcccagctggaaactcatcgacgcagtcacactggggagagaccattcacctgctccaagtgtgggaagggattcactcggtcatccgctctgtccagacaccagcaaattcacactggggagagaccattcacctgccccaagtgtgggaagggattcactcagtcatccgctctgtccagacaccagcaaattcacactggggagagaccattcacctgctcagagtgtgagaagggattcagtgattcatccaacctgcagaatcaccagcgaattcacactgggaagaggccgttcacctgctcagagtgtgggaagggatttgctatttcagcccacttgctgagacaccagaaagttcacactgatgagagaccgtttaaatgtccagactgcgggacgtgctataaaagttctggggatctgatgagccatcaacgtgttcacactgacgagagaccgttcaggtgctctcactgcgggactgggttcagacgatcatatcacctcactgtacatcagcaaattcacacagaggagaggccattcacctgcgccgagtgtgggaagggattcactcagtcatccgctctgtccacacaccagcgagttcacactggggagagaccattcacctgctcagagtgtgggaagggattcactacttcacccaacctgctgagacaccaacgaggccacaa ATTACGAATCCAAACAGTCGCTTGGTCACACcggacttga